The proteins below are encoded in one region of Peribacillus muralis:
- a CDS encoding putative thiazole-containing bacteriocin maturation protein: protein MVKLTPTMQLKLKRDTFFFPEPNKGVYFRNNISSFRMEGRTIVQWIENLLPMFNGAHSLRELTDGLPGPYRSRVMEIAEVLYRNGFVRDVSQDSPHQLNDQVLEAFASQIEFLEGFGDSGANRFQAYRKKKALAIGSGPMFLSLVSALMESGLPSFHILITDTVQTNRKRLKEIVAHARSIDAEVAMEEIVPEKEASITWQEIVRPFDSVLYVSQEGDIDELRELHSVCRQEGKVLFPAMIINQVGMAGPLVSPQSKGCWESAWHRLHQTVLDGNQASGSYSSTAGALLANVMVFEWFKETTGVTAAEQDHSFYLLNTETLEGSWHPFLPHPGVTGKGNAEWVCDIDHRLGQESGPSKPGQLFMLFGRMTSKQSGIFHSWEEGELKQLPLAQCRVQVADPMSEGPALLLPDIIRAELTHEEARRETGLSGIEAYVSRALSGSVATLPPLSDYDDLKESIGVGAGETFAECVSRGLQNCLAAELGNRKLNEEALVSVKLAEVKDERCKYYLQALTRLEGEPIIALDGDVSGFPAVWVGTSAGWSGAVGLNVTLGLREALKKAVMKIQNQTICRKASLEQPGGRRADDLVIPSCEGEGAAIAEMVQSALTVIEKSGKRLFVFEVETELVLQEELAGVFGVFLREEESG, encoded by the coding sequence ATGGTCAAGTTGACCCCTACTATGCAATTGAAATTGAAAAGGGACACGTTCTTCTTCCCTGAACCAAACAAAGGTGTATATTTCAGGAATAATATAAGTTCGTTCCGGATGGAGGGAAGAACGATCGTGCAGTGGATCGAAAATCTGTTGCCAATGTTCAACGGAGCCCATTCGTTACGTGAGCTGACGGATGGTTTGCCTGGCCCTTACCGGAGCCGTGTCATGGAAATTGCCGAGGTTTTGTACAGGAACGGATTCGTTCGGGATGTAAGTCAGGACAGTCCTCATCAATTGAACGATCAGGTTTTAGAAGCCTTTGCGTCCCAAATCGAGTTCCTTGAAGGTTTCGGTGACTCTGGGGCTAACCGTTTTCAAGCTTATCGAAAGAAAAAGGCGCTGGCAATCGGCTCTGGACCGATGTTCCTTTCATTGGTATCCGCGCTGATGGAATCCGGTCTGCCCAGCTTCCATATTCTCATCACGGATACGGTACAAACGAATAGGAAGAGATTAAAGGAAATCGTTGCACATGCGCGAAGCATCGATGCTGAAGTGGCGATGGAGGAGATTGTGCCCGAGAAGGAAGCAAGCATAACATGGCAGGAAATCGTCCGGCCATTCGATTCGGTATTATATGTGTCACAAGAGGGTGATATAGACGAATTGAGGGAACTCCATTCGGTTTGCAGGCAGGAGGGAAAGGTTCTGTTCCCAGCTATGATCATCAATCAAGTCGGCATGGCAGGACCGCTTGTCAGCCCGCAGTCCAAGGGCTGCTGGGAGTCGGCATGGCATCGACTGCATCAAACGGTGCTGGATGGAAATCAAGCGTCCGGTAGCTATTCTTCCACAGCTGGGGCGCTGCTGGCAAATGTAATGGTATTCGAGTGGTTTAAAGAGACCACGGGTGTCACGGCAGCAGAACAAGACCATTCGTTTTATTTGTTGAATACAGAAACATTGGAGGGGAGCTGGCATCCTTTCCTGCCCCATCCAGGTGTGACGGGAAAGGGAAACGCTGAATGGGTATGTGATATCGACCATCGGCTCGGGCAAGAGTCCGGCCCTTCCAAGCCTGGTCAACTGTTCATGCTTTTCGGCAGGATGACATCCAAGCAATCAGGGATTTTCCATAGCTGGGAGGAGGGGGAACTCAAACAGCTACCGCTGGCCCAATGCCGCGTTCAGGTCGCCGATCCGATGTCTGAGGGTCCGGCTTTGCTTCTGCCTGATATCATCCGTGCCGAGCTGACTCATGAGGAAGCGAGGAGGGAGACGGGCCTTTCGGGAATCGAGGCCTATGTATCCCGGGCGCTTAGCGGAAGCGTTGCTACTCTTCCTCCGTTGTCTGACTATGATGATCTAAAAGAATCAATCGGCGTGGGAGCGGGGGAAACGTTTGCTGAATGCGTAAGCCGGGGATTGCAAAACTGTTTGGCTGCGGAGCTTGGGAACAGGAAGCTCAATGAGGAGGCTCTCGTCTCGGTGAAATTGGCCGAGGTGAAGGATGAACGCTGCAAATATTATTTACAAGCATTGACCCGCCTGGAAGGCGAACCGATCATCGCGCTTGATGGGGATGTGTCCGGTTTTCCGGCAGTTTGGGTAGGAACGAGCGCTGGCTGGTCAGGTGCCGTAGGCTTGAATGTCACACTCGGATTGCGGGAAGCGTTGAAAAAGGCGGTCATGAAAATCCAAAATCAAACCATTTGCCGTAAAGCCTCTCTTGAACAACCGGGAGGAAGACGAGCGGATGATCTTGTGATTCCTTCGTGTGAAGGTGAGGGAGCAGCGATTGCCGAGATGGTTCAATCCGCTCTCACAGTCATCGAAAAGAGCGGGAAGCGGCTCTTCGTTTTCGAAGTGGAAACGGAACTTGTTCTGCAAGAAGAACTGGCAGGGGTGTTTGGGGTGTTTTTGCGAGAGGAGGAATCAGGGTGA
- a CDS encoding heterocycloanthracin/sonorensin family bacteriocin, with translation MNEFQNQLQMLNVDDFQVSQPVQWEQTQPQYAMEDSRLIGFGCFGCFLCFGCAGCGGCGGRCGGCGGRCGGCGGRCGGCGGRCGGR, from the coding sequence ATGAATGAGTTTCAAAATCAACTTCAAATGCTAAATGTTGATGATTTCCAGGTAAGTCAGCCGGTTCAATGGGAACAAACCCAGCCACAATATGCCATGGAGGATTCCCGCCTTATAGGTTTTGGATGTTTTGGTTGTTTCTTGTGCTTTGGCTGTGCCGGATGCGGCGGGTGCGGCGGACGTTGTGGCGGGTGTGGCGGACGTTGTGGCGGGTGCGGCGGTCGTTGCGGCGGATGCGGCGGACGCTGCGGCGGTCGTTAA
- a CDS encoding uracil/xanthine transporter — protein sequence MKSWGSSVTLFSSFQWLFFIFANTVVVPISIGAAFDLPSDITEMTMRSSLVFTGIACVIQGWKGHRYPIMEGHSGLLWGVMLNLGLSAPSIGLSYAAIGGGIATGLLAAGVVTMIIAAFNLISYVQKIFTPMVMTVYLFLLTFQLIFVFFKGMLGITDAGEINIPVSFLSLAIVLLVSILKIKGPRTISNFSILIGIIVGWIFYALLFPSTGVEAATTVASFSLFPLGMPNLEFGIIAIAFFAGLLNLCNTFASIQAASELLKEEASYNQYRKSIFMTGGFTILSPLLGLVPYTPFTSSIGFLQSTQIYGRRPFLLGGALLTLIGLIPPFISFLATMPITVGNAVLFVAYLQLFGTAFNSVKGQYFTSDTIFRLAVPVLIGVSLMNVLPSAFANVPTLLQPFLTNGLIMGVLISIVLEKSVNWKRFEQLQN from the coding sequence ATGAAAAGTTGGGGTTCTTCCGTGACTCTATTTTCTTCTTTTCAATGGTTGTTTTTTATTTTTGCCAATACGGTGGTTGTGCCCATATCGATTGGTGCCGCTTTTGATCTTCCTTCCGACATTACGGAAATGACGATGAGGAGCTCACTCGTCTTCACAGGCATTGCCTGTGTGATCCAAGGATGGAAGGGACATAGATATCCAATCATGGAGGGGCATTCCGGGCTATTGTGGGGAGTGATGCTGAACCTCGGACTGTCTGCGCCATCGATCGGATTAAGTTATGCCGCAATAGGTGGTGGGATAGCGACTGGTCTCCTTGCGGCTGGCGTCGTGACCATGATCATTGCAGCCTTTAACCTGATTTCATACGTTCAGAAGATTTTCACCCCGATGGTCATGACCGTTTACCTCTTCCTCCTCACGTTCCAGCTCATCTTTGTCTTCTTTAAAGGGATGCTCGGAATTACGGATGCGGGGGAAATTAACATCCCGGTCAGTTTCCTATCCTTGGCGATTGTCTTATTAGTCAGTATCTTGAAGATAAAAGGCCCAAGGACCATTAGTAATTTCTCGATTTTGATCGGAATCATCGTCGGCTGGATTTTTTACGCGTTGTTATTTCCATCTACAGGGGTGGAAGCGGCCACGACAGTCGCTTCATTTTCATTATTCCCGTTAGGTATGCCAAACCTGGAATTCGGCATCATAGCGATCGCTTTTTTTGCCGGATTATTGAACTTGTGTAATACCTTTGCTTCAATCCAAGCTGCATCAGAGCTATTGAAGGAGGAAGCATCGTATAACCAATATCGGAAATCGATATTCATGACGGGCGGTTTCACCATTTTATCGCCATTGCTCGGTCTAGTCCCTTATACGCCTTTCACCTCGTCCATCGGATTCCTGCAAAGCACCCAGATTTATGGGCGGCGACCGTTTTTACTCGGGGGCGCGCTGTTGACGTTGATTGGACTGATTCCTCCGTTCATTTCTTTCTTGGCGACGATGCCAATCACCGTTGGGAATGCAGTTTTGTTCGTTGCGTATCTTCAATTGTTCGGCACGGCCTTCAACAGCGTCAAGGGCCAATATTTCACTTCAGACACGATCTTCAGACTCGCAGTCCCCGTATTGATCGGCGTGAGCTTGATGAACGTCCTGCCCAGTGCATTCGCGAATGTTCCGACGCTTTTGCAGCCCTTTTTAACGAATGGGCTCATCATGGGTGTATTGATATCGATCGTGCTGGAGAAATCGGTAAACTGGAAGCGTTTTGAGCAACTGCAGAATTAA
- a CDS encoding amidohydrolase encodes MDNSFWLKNARLECGYQKEGGRVTGTMTDLFHLLIDDGKITRIVKAGEPIPNDVPAEDAEGLLVLPSFIEKHVHLDKTLMGDVWRACTPSTSVIERFENEKKVLPTIATSTQKRAETLLEVLLASGSTHVRTHVDIYPEVRLQNLEQVQQALETYSNRLSSEIVAFAQHGLLRSNSVKLVREALRNGAGIVGAVDPATIDNDIEASLVQMMDLAVEADADVDLHLHDPGHLGTFTMKRLAALTKQAGWEGRVAISHAFGIGDVSRAEAYDLADILRDAGVSIVTSVPINRQMPPVDVLQERGVEVAVGNDNIFDVWSPLGNGDILERAGRLAERFKWVDEASLSQALGFITGGKTPLDDRGNQVWPKAGDAASLVLIDASCSAEAIARRSERRAVMYNGRIVSGSLSKQKRPIDVKS; translated from the coding sequence ATGGATAATTCCTTTTGGCTGAAGAATGCACGGCTGGAATGCGGGTACCAAAAAGAGGGTGGAAGAGTGACAGGTACCATGACTGACCTCTTTCATCTGTTGATAGATGACGGGAAAATCACGAGGATTGTCAAGGCTGGAGAGCCGATCCCGAATGATGTGCCTGCCGAGGATGCAGAAGGATTGCTTGTGCTGCCCTCGTTCATTGAAAAGCATGTTCATCTTGATAAGACCTTGATGGGGGATGTTTGGCGAGCATGTACCCCCTCGACCAGTGTCATTGAGCGCTTTGAAAATGAGAAAAAAGTGCTTCCGACGATTGCGACAAGTACTCAAAAGCGTGCCGAGACATTATTGGAAGTGCTTTTAGCTTCTGGCTCGACGCATGTCCGGACTCATGTCGATATATATCCGGAAGTAAGATTGCAGAACCTGGAGCAAGTACAACAGGCTTTGGAAACCTATTCCAACCGGCTCAGCTCGGAAATCGTCGCATTTGCCCAGCACGGTTTATTGAGATCGAATTCCGTCAAGCTTGTCAGGGAGGCGTTGCGAAATGGAGCTGGAATCGTGGGGGCTGTCGATCCGGCGACGATCGATAACGATATTGAAGCATCTCTTGTGCAAATGATGGATTTAGCGGTGGAGGCGGATGCCGATGTTGACCTTCATTTACATGATCCCGGACACCTTGGTACGTTCACGATGAAGCGTTTGGCAGCTTTAACAAAGCAAGCAGGCTGGGAGGGCAGGGTAGCCATCAGCCATGCGTTCGGCATTGGAGACGTATCCAGAGCAGAAGCCTATGACCTGGCCGACATCCTGAGGGATGCCGGGGTCTCGATCGTCACAAGCGTGCCGATCAATCGGCAAATGCCCCCCGTGGATGTATTGCAAGAAAGGGGCGTGGAGGTAGCTGTCGGGAATGATAATATCTTCGATGTATGGTCACCACTTGGGAATGGGGACATTCTGGAGAGAGCTGGCAGGCTGGCCGAACGGTTCAAATGGGTTGATGAAGCATCCTTGTCCCAAGCATTGGGGTTCATAACGGGCGGGAAAACGCCGCTTGACGATCGGGGAAACCAAGTTTGGCCGAAGGCTGGTGATGCAGCAAGTCTTGTACTGATTGACGCCAGCTGTTCTGCCGAAGCAATTGCAAGAAGGTCCGAACGTAGAGCGGTCATGTACAATGGACGCATCGTATCCGGTTCATTGAGCAAGCAAAAACGGCCCATTGATGTGAAGAGCTGA
- a CDS encoding amidohydrolase — MKAYWLTNVTLDSGYVHEDGRLEGTETALYDIRIKDGVIEELQVAQSMPLKTDLPVQDAKRLLALPPFKEMHNHLDKTYLGLPWKSCTPVPNLTERLKLEAAELAELARTGQHRAEHMLQLLLQGGATHVRTHVNIDPYIGLKNLEEIQKALDSFGGKMTHEIVAFPQHGLLRTNSTGLMRQAMKAGASIVGGLDPGGIDRNIEASLYEMMNLAAEFEADIDIHLHDPGHLGFYTIKKLVSLIEEAGWKNRAAISHAFALGDVSVEETLEMADEMASLGIAIMSTVPINRVMPPIDVLHEKGVHVALGCDGFYDSWSPFGTGDMLEKAGRLAERYKWKDEYALSQSLQFITGGIRTLDRNGNRLWPKVGDAASMVLVEASCSAEAVARRSRRAAVISDGSLIFGGLSRETELTYN, encoded by the coding sequence ATGAAAGCATACTGGCTTACTAACGTTACGCTTGATAGCGGCTATGTTCATGAGGATGGGAGACTGGAGGGAACGGAGACCGCTTTATACGATATCCGGATAAAGGATGGGGTGATTGAAGAATTGCAAGTGGCACAAAGCATGCCTTTGAAGACGGATTTGCCCGTACAGGATGCCAAAAGGCTACTTGCACTTCCACCTTTTAAAGAGATGCATAACCATCTGGACAAAACCTATTTAGGACTCCCGTGGAAATCATGCACCCCGGTGCCCAACTTAACGGAACGATTGAAATTGGAAGCTGCGGAGCTCGCTGAACTGGCACGGACCGGGCAGCATCGTGCGGAACACATGCTTCAGCTTTTGCTGCAAGGCGGTGCGACACACGTCAGAACGCATGTGAATATCGATCCGTACATTGGGTTGAAGAACTTGGAAGAAATCCAGAAGGCACTAGATTCCTTCGGAGGCAAAATGACGCATGAAATCGTCGCCTTCCCCCAGCATGGACTGCTCCGAACGAATTCGACTGGTTTGATGAGGCAAGCGATGAAAGCGGGGGCATCCATCGTAGGCGGCTTGGACCCGGGTGGAATCGATCGGAATATTGAAGCGTCCCTCTATGAGATGATGAACCTGGCTGCTGAATTCGAGGCGGATATCGATATCCATCTACATGATCCAGGGCATCTTGGATTTTATACGATCAAGAAATTGGTTTCCTTGATCGAAGAAGCGGGATGGAAAAACAGGGCGGCCATCAGCCATGCCTTTGCACTCGGAGATGTGTCCGTGGAAGAAACGCTTGAGATGGCGGACGAAATGGCAAGCCTGGGGATCGCCATCATGTCTACGGTGCCGATCAATCGGGTCATGCCGCCAATCGATGTACTGCATGAAAAAGGAGTCCATGTTGCTCTTGGATGTGATGGATTTTATGACTCATGGTCTCCATTCGGTACAGGCGATATGCTGGAAAAAGCAGGTCGCTTAGCCGAGAGGTACAAATGGAAGGATGAGTATGCATTGTCTCAATCGCTCCAATTCATTACAGGAGGCATCAGGACGCTGGATCGTAATGGGAATCGTTTATGGCCGAAGGTTGGAGATGCTGCAAGTATGGTATTGGTGGAGGCTTCATGCTCGGCCGAGGCAGTGGCAAGAAGATCAAGAAGAGCAGCGGTCATTTCCGATGGAAGTCTGATTTTCGGTGGATTGAGCAGGGAAACGGAACTGACTTACAATTGA
- a CDS encoding amidohydrolase family protein, translating to MSRSYWLTNVRLEKGFTYNEMKVITGTETGKYHIKIDGGKIASILSAKELLPDQDPQHDAGGLLMVPSFKEMHIHIDKTYYGGPWKACMTAVNGVKTRIEEEQGLLPQLLPTAKARAEKMLDLLLSFGSTHIRTHCNVDPVIGLKNLEATIQALEGYKDKLTYEIVAFPQHGLLRSNSVGLIREAMKNGANLVGGVDPATIDENIEKSLETIMDIAVESNSDIDVHLHDPDQLGLFTMQRLASMTEDAGWQGRVTVSHASGLADLSVSEVTSIAERFSELGISITSTVPIFRTIPIPLLRERGVKVELGNDSITDHWTPFGIGDNLEKVGRLAERFRMIEERSLAGSLQYITGGRTPLNQEGVKTWPNVGDEANIVLLEASCSAEAVARRSKRAAVIFRGKVVSGSISSFEATGV from the coding sequence ATGTCACGATCGTATTGGTTGACGAATGTTCGGCTGGAAAAAGGCTTCACTTATAATGAAATGAAAGTGATTACCGGTACTGAAACCGGGAAGTATCACATTAAGATTGATGGTGGGAAGATAGCCTCCATTTTATCGGCAAAGGAATTGTTACCAGATCAAGACCCGCAGCATGATGCAGGGGGGCTGCTGATGGTTCCTTCGTTTAAGGAAATGCATATCCATATTGATAAAACCTACTACGGCGGTCCTTGGAAGGCTTGCATGACTGCTGTAAACGGGGTGAAGACCCGGATAGAGGAAGAGCAGGGGTTACTTCCTCAGCTCTTGCCTACCGCCAAGGCAAGAGCGGAAAAAATGCTCGATTTATTACTGAGTTTCGGATCTACGCATATTCGCACCCATTGTAATGTAGATCCCGTGATTGGGCTGAAAAACCTGGAAGCGACCATTCAAGCACTGGAAGGATACAAAGATAAATTGACGTATGAAATCGTCGCATTCCCTCAGCATGGACTTTTACGCTCCAATTCCGTCGGGCTGATCAGGGAGGCGATGAAAAACGGGGCAAATCTGGTAGGAGGTGTCGACCCCGCCACCATTGATGAAAATATCGAGAAATCACTTGAAACGATCATGGATATCGCGGTTGAATCGAATTCGGATATCGATGTCCATCTCCATGATCCGGATCAGCTTGGACTCTTTACCATGCAGCGGCTTGCTTCCATGACCGAAGATGCAGGGTGGCAGGGCAGGGTGACGGTAAGCCATGCAAGTGGGTTGGCAGATCTTTCCGTATCTGAGGTAACGAGTATAGCCGAAAGGTTTTCGGAATTAGGCATATCGATTACGTCCACTGTGCCTATCTTCAGGACGATTCCAATTCCGCTGCTCCGTGAAAGAGGAGTGAAGGTCGAACTGGGCAATGACAGCATCACGGATCACTGGACACCATTCGGAATCGGTGACAATCTGGAGAAAGTAGGTCGCCTTGCCGAGAGGTTCCGCATGATCGAGGAGCGTTCCTTGGCAGGCAGCCTGCAATACATAACAGGAGGAAGGACTCCATTAAACCAAGAAGGAGTCAAGACCTGGCCGAATGTTGGCGATGAGGCGAACATCGTCCTGCTTGAAGCAAGCTGTTCGGCGGAAGCGGTGGCCAGGAGGTCGAAGCGTGCGGCTGTCATCTTCAGGGGCAAAGTCGTAAGTGGGTCGATTTCATCTTTTGAGGCGACAGGTGTGTAA
- a CDS encoding glutathione ABC transporter substrate-binding protein, producing the protein MGRYLGIGRLIIVMFIGIIMTGCSSNSDVSKTASDPNIASKEGGTLVIARLSDAENLDQQFMSTINAASVTHHKIYEGLVQRDKNGEIQPMLAESWKQTDNTTWEFKLRDDVTFHDGTPFNADAVKKTFDRLLDPAVASPRAVVFEMVKEVKPIDEYTVQFILKEPFSPLLSILANHEGGIISPKTIEKYGKKIIQEPNGTGPFVFDSWSPGQEITLVKNKNYWGNEPKVDKVIFKVVPEDSTRISMIETGEAQIAEPLPIAVMDQVESSAAMDVYRSEGYGTEYVGFNVKNEPFNDVRVRKAIAHAIEMDSIIKGVFNNVGVKANSLMGSKVFGYDASLEAYDYNLKEAKKLMAEAGYSKGLDATILTMDSKERVNLAEVLQSQLKGIGINLKVQVMEYGSFVEQVNKGQSEMFIISWRNATGDADYNQYNLFHTNSQGAAGNTFFYSNQKVDDLIDAARKEKEEGKRKDLYAEAQEIELADTPYIPVRVIENLAAVAKDVKGFSISPSGYLEINEVTIK; encoded by the coding sequence ATGGGGAGATATCTTGGCATAGGAAGGCTTATTATCGTCATGTTCATTGGTATTATCATGACAGGTTGTTCTTCTAACAGTGACGTAAGTAAAACGGCAAGCGATCCGAACATTGCTTCAAAGGAAGGAGGTACATTGGTCATTGCCCGTTTATCGGACGCTGAAAATCTGGATCAGCAGTTCATGTCCACGATCAATGCTGCCAGTGTCACGCATCATAAAATTTATGAAGGACTTGTACAGCGGGATAAAAATGGCGAGATTCAGCCTATGCTGGCAGAATCTTGGAAGCAAACGGATAACACGACCTGGGAATTCAAGCTTAGGGACGATGTAACGTTTCATGATGGCACACCATTTAATGCAGATGCGGTAAAAAAGACGTTCGATCGGCTATTGGACCCGGCAGTTGCCTCTCCCAGAGCGGTCGTATTCGAAATGGTAAAAGAAGTGAAGCCGATTGATGAATATACTGTTCAATTCATACTGAAGGAGCCTTTTTCCCCGCTGCTTTCAATTTTGGCGAATCACGAAGGCGGAATCATCAGCCCGAAAACGATCGAGAAGTATGGCAAGAAAATCATTCAGGAACCGAACGGAACAGGTCCTTTCGTTTTTGATTCGTGGTCCCCGGGACAGGAAATCACCTTGGTGAAGAACAAAAACTATTGGGGAAATGAGCCAAAGGTGGACAAGGTCATTTTCAAGGTCGTCCCTGAAGATTCGACGCGGATATCGATGATCGAAACGGGTGAAGCGCAGATAGCCGAGCCCCTTCCGATAGCGGTCATGGATCAAGTGGAATCATCAGCGGCTATGGATGTATACCGCAGCGAAGGATATGGTACCGAATATGTAGGATTCAATGTCAAGAATGAACCATTCAATGATGTCCGGGTCCGTAAAGCGATTGCCCATGCCATTGAAATGGATTCAATCATTAAAGGCGTGTTCAATAATGTCGGAGTCAAGGCGAATTCGTTGATGGGCTCTAAAGTGTTTGGGTATGATGCGAGTTTGGAAGCGTATGATTATAACCTTAAAGAAGCTAAAAAGCTGATGGCCGAAGCCGGATATTCAAAAGGCTTGGACGCCACCATCCTCACGATGGACAGTAAGGAAAGAGTCAACTTGGCCGAGGTCCTGCAATCGCAGCTAAAAGGAATCGGCATTAACTTGAAGGTCCAGGTCATGGAGTACGGATCGTTCGTGGAACAAGTGAATAAAGGGCAATCGGAAATGTTCATCATCAGCTGGAGAAACGCGACAGGTGACGCCGATTACAATCAATACAATCTATTTCATACGAATTCACAGGGAGCGGCCGGCAATACATTCTTTTATAGCAACCAAAAGGTTGACGATTTGATAGATGCGGCGAGAAAGGAAAAAGAGGAAGGAAAGCGCAAGGATCTTTACGCCGAGGCCCAGGAAATCGAGCTGGCTGATACCCCATATATACCGGTAAGGGTCATTGAAAATCTTGCTGCAGTCGCCAAGGACGTAAAAGGATTCTCAATCAGCCCTTCAGGCTACCTAGAAATTAATGAAGTAACGATAAAGTGA
- a CDS encoding chlorohydrolase family protein has protein sequence MKTKVKGKYVIGYDGCDHVMLENAEVVYEGDTILYVGKKYPQEVDEILDAGNAIISPGFIDLNALGDIDHDLLHFEAGSDRQKNLLWSEDYIKNGHPEWMSKEDEAFKSLYAYSQLILHGVTTAMPITSVFYKNWAETYAELAAAAEHATRLGLRVYLGPSFQSGIRVVEPNGKVKLHWNEKAGEAGLNRAVKFVETFDGAYDGLVRGMLAPERVECQTANGLKQTKYYGDKLGVPIKLHAAQGSFEFETIWNAHHKTPIQYLYDLGFLGQRTGIPHAHYIAGYSRAKYGEGDDLALLKETKTTVIHCPLILARHGEALESFAEYKRAGINIALGTDTFPPDMFQNVRVGSLLSKMAEKEVEGSKYADFFRSATLDAAAFLGRDDLGRIAPGAKADIIAVSLDSYHMGVIDDPIRSMFVSGSGKDVTLSIINGKVVMKDQFLPNHDLEEIKYKAQKYFNRMRSGYLERDYQRLPEQELFKPSFKLVESIG, from the coding sequence ATGAAAACGAAGGTTAAAGGAAAATATGTAATTGGTTATGATGGCTGTGATCATGTCATGTTGGAAAATGCGGAGGTCGTATATGAAGGTGATACGATTTTGTATGTAGGCAAAAAATATCCGCAAGAGGTGGATGAGATATTGGACGCCGGAAATGCGATCATTAGCCCCGGCTTCATTGATCTGAATGCGTTAGGGGATATTGATCATGATCTATTGCATTTCGAGGCTGGCTCCGATAGACAGAAAAACCTGCTTTGGTCCGAGGATTATATCAAAAACGGCCATCCCGAATGGATGTCCAAAGAAGATGAGGCATTCAAATCTCTATATGCGTACTCGCAGCTCATCCTTCATGGCGTGACGACGGCTATGCCGATCACCTCCGTTTTCTATAAAAACTGGGCCGAAACGTATGCTGAATTGGCGGCTGCGGCCGAGCATGCAACTCGATTGGGATTAAGAGTTTACTTAGGTCCAAGCTTTCAATCCGGAATCAGGGTCGTCGAGCCTAACGGAAAAGTGAAACTGCACTGGAATGAAAAGGCCGGGGAAGCTGGATTGAATAGGGCAGTCAAGTTCGTCGAAACGTTCGATGGAGCTTATGATGGCCTGGTTAGGGGGATGCTTGCCCCGGAACGTGTAGAGTGCCAAACGGCAAATGGTTTAAAACAGACAAAATATTACGGCGATAAGTTGGGTGTACCGATCAAGCTTCATGCTGCCCAGGGGAGCTTCGAGTTCGAGACGATTTGGAATGCACATCATAAGACACCGATCCAATATTTGTACGACCTTGGTTTCCTCGGTCAAAGAACGGGGATTCCTCATGCCCACTATATTGCTGGATACAGCCGAGCGAAATATGGCGAAGGTGATGACTTGGCGCTTCTAAAGGAAACGAAGACAACGGTGATTCATTGCCCGCTGATACTCGCAAGGCATGGCGAGGCGCTGGAATCCTTCGCTGAATATAAAAGGGCAGGCATCAATATCGCTCTTGGGACGGATACATTCCCTCCAGATATGTTCCAGAACGTAAGGGTAGGCAGCTTACTTTCAAAAATGGCGGAAAAGGAAGTGGAAGGCTCGAAGTATGCCGATTTCTTTCGATCCGCAACTCTTGATGCAGCCGCTTTTCTTGGCAGGGACGATCTAGGCCGTATCGCACCTGGGGCAAAAGCCGATATCATCGCGGTGAGCCTGGACAGCTATCATATGGGTGTCATCGATGACCCGATTCGATCGATGTTCGTAAGCGGTTCTGGGAAGGACGTTACATTATCCATCATTAATGGAAAAGTCGTCATGAAAGATCAATTTCTTCCGAATCATGATTTGGAAGAAATAAAATATAAGGCGCAAAAATATTTTAATAGGATGAGAAGCGGTTATTTGGAAAGGGATTATCAGAGGCTTCCTGAGCAGGAGCTTTTTAAGCCTTCATTCAAGCTGGTAGAATCCATTGGTTAA